CAGATCCGTTTCCTTGATGTCCAGTTCGATGTCGTTGCCCACATCGGGGATGACATCCACCGAGGCAAAGGAGGTATGCCGCCGGCCGGAGGAGTCAAAGGGAGAAATGCGGATGAGGCGGTGGATGCCGCGCTCGCTGCGCAGAAAGCCGAAGGCGTGCGGCCCGGCGATGCGCAGGGTCACGCTCTTGATGCCGGCCTCGTCACCGGGCAGATAGTCCAGCTCTTCCACCTCGTAGCCGCGGCGCGCAGCCCAGCGGGTGTACATGCGCAGCAGCATTTCTGCCCAGTCCTGGGATTCGGTGCCGCCGGCGCCGGGGTGAATTTCCAGAATGGCGTCCTGGTTGTCCTCTTCGCTGGAAAGCAGCAGCACCAGTTCCGTGTCTTCCAGCAGCTTTTCCAGGGTATTCTGCTGGTCTTCCAGGGATTGCAGGGCTTCTTCGCTCTCCTCCTCGCCGGCCAGTTCCTGCCAGGCCAGCATGTCATCATGGGCGGTCTTGAGGTCGGTGAGGCGCTTTGCCTCATCCTCAAGCTGCCGTTTTTCTCGCAGCAGGGGGGTCAGGGCCTCGGGTTTGTCCCAGGCGCCGGGGCGGGAGAGTTCCTTTTCGATTTCGGCAAGGCGGTGCTGGCCGGAGGCGGCGTCAAAGACGCCCCCAGAGGTTGGAGAAGCGTTGGGAAAGCGTCTGACTGCGGGCACGAAGATCACTGAGTTGCAACATGATGTCACGAAGGGGTTAGGGGTTGCGGCGGCAGCGGCCGACGACAAGCAGCAGGGCAAGCAGCGCTGCTGCGCCGGGCAGCCACGGCGCCAGATGATGATAGACGGTCCGGCTGGTGCTGATGCGGGCGCGCCCCCAGATGGCGGCCTCCTCGAACTGGCGGCCGTGGGTTACGACACGTCCCCGGCTGTCGATGATGGCCGAGATGCCGGTATTGGTGCCGCGCAGTATCCAGCGGTCCTGCTCCACGGCGCGCACGGTGGTCAGGGCCAGATGCTGCATGGCGGCGGGGGAACGGCCGAACCAGCCGTCATTGCTGATGTCCACCAGCACATTGGCCCCATCAGCCACGCGCTGCTGCGCCAGCCAGGGAAAGACGCCCTCATAACAGATGAGCATGCCCAGCTCAAGCCCGCTGCTGCGCAGGGGGGCAAGCTGGCTGCCGGGGGTATAGACGCCCACTTCCTGCAACAGGCCGGACAGCAGGTCCCAGTCCAGCCAGGAAGGCAGATATTCGCCAAAGGGAACCAGGTGTTCCTTGTCGTAATAGCCGGCCAGGCTGCCGTCCGGTCCCAGCAGGTAGGCCCGGTTGTAGACGATCATGTTTTCCCGCGTGCCCTCGAATGCCGGGGCGCCGGTGAGCAGGGGGCTTCTGGCGCGGGCGGCAAGCTGCCGGATGCGTGGCGTATGCAGGGTATTGGCCGCAAAGTTGTAGGGCATGGCCGTTTCCGGCCAGATGATGAGCGGATGCTCGCCGGGATGACGGGCCAGGGCCTGCTCCGTAAGGGTCAGATAGGTATCCACCGTGGAACGCTGAAAGGCCGGCAGCCATTTCTGGTTCTGATCGATATTGCCTTCCACAAACAGCACGGCAAAGGAGCCGCTGCCCTGCGGGTCCTGCTCCGCCGGCGTCTGGTGCAGGCGCCAGGCGCCATAGCCCAGGCTGGCGAGCAGCAGCAGAACGGCCAGCAGCGGATAGCGGCGCCCCCGTGGCGCCATGAGGCAGAGCACGCCCATGAAGGACCAGATGCCGGCCAGCAGATAGCCGCCCACCAGGTGGGCCGGCTGGATGAACAGGGGCCAGACAGCCAGGGCGCCGCTGAGCGGCAGCCAGGGAAAGCCCGCCACCACGGCATAGCCCCATTCCAGCAGATACCAGCACAGGCCCAGCAGGGCGGCCAGCACCAGCGGCGGACGCCGGCGCAGGGCAAAGGCCGCACAGGCAAAAAGACCGCCGGCGCTGGACAGGCAGCCGGCCACAAAAACGGCGCAGGGCACGGCCAGTGCCCACGGCAGCCCGCCCACATTGTGGATGGGCAGGGCCAGCCAGTAGAGGGCGGCCACATGCCCGGCCCAGCAGCTCAGCCAGCCTGTGCGCAGGGCCTGTCCGGCTGTATGGGCGCGCAGTCCTGTGAGGGCCAGCAGCGGCGGCAGCAGCAGCACCAGCCCCGGCAGAGCGCCGGGTGCAGAGGGCAGAACCGGCAGATGCGCCGGCAGCAGACCGGCCAGCGACAGGGGCAGGTCGTTGGGAAAGCCCAGCCACAGGCACAGAATAATGGCCAGGGGCAGGGCGGCACGCTCCCGCAGCCCGGCGAAAGGAGACGCCGGAGCGCCGGAGAGGTCAGTTTTCATGCGTCTGCTGGGCAGCGTCGGGATCCGGTTCCATGCGCAGGCGGCGGATGAGCTTCTTGTCCGCATCCAGCACGGTGAAAAGATAGCCATGCAGGGCAAAGCGCTCGTTGACATCGGGCACATGCCCGGCTTCCATGCTCAGATAGCCGCCGATGGTGTCCACCTCGTCGGATTCGATGTCCACACCCAGTTCTTGCAGGTCTTCCAGCAGGGCGCGGCCCGTCAGCTCGTAGATACCGGGGGCCACTTCCCGGATGTCTTCCTCGCGCGGGGCATCGTGTTCGTCCTCGATGTCCCCCACGATTTCTTCCAGCAGGTCCTCGATGGTGATGAGGCCGGATGTGCCCCCGTATTCGTCAAGCGCAATGGCGATATGCTGCTTGCTGGCCCGGAATTCCTGCAGCAGGGTGCGGATGGGCTTGGTTTCGGGCACAAAGAAGGGTTCACGCATGATGCTGCTGACGGAGGAGGTGGTGTCCTTGTCCAGCAGGGCGCTGAGAATGTCCTTGGCGTGCAGGATGCCCACCATATTGTCGCGGGTATCCCGAAAGACGGGGATGCGCGAATGGCCGGAAGAAACGATGACCCGGGCCACATCGGGCAGGGGCATGTCTTCCGGCACGCAGTCGATATCCGTGCGGGGGGTCATGGTATCCTGCACCTGC
This genomic window from uncultured Desulfovibrio sp. contains:
- the lnt gene encoding apolipoprotein N-acyltransferase encodes the protein MKTDLSGAPASPFAGLRERAALPLAIILCLWLGFPNDLPLSLAGLLPAHLPVLPSAPGALPGLVLLLPPLLALTGLRAHTAGQALRTGWLSCWAGHVAALYWLALPIHNVGGLPWALAVPCAVFVAGCLSSAGGLFACAAFALRRRPPLVLAALLGLCWYLLEWGYAVVAGFPWLPLSGALAVWPLFIQPAHLVGGYLLAGIWSFMGVLCLMAPRGRRYPLLAVLLLLASLGYGAWRLHQTPAEQDPQGSGSFAVLFVEGNIDQNQKWLPAFQRSTVDTYLTLTEQALARHPGEHPLIIWPETAMPYNFAANTLHTPRIRQLAARARSPLLTGAPAFEGTRENMIVYNRAYLLGPDGSLAGYYDKEHLVPFGEYLPSWLDWDLLSGLLQEVGVYTPGSQLAPLRSSGLELGMLICYEGVFPWLAQQRVADGANVLVDISNDGWFGRSPAAMQHLALTTVRAVEQDRWILRGTNTGISAIIDSRGRVVTHGRQFEEAAIWGRARISTSRTVYHHLAPWLPGAAALLALLLVVGRCRRNP
- a CDS encoding hemolysin family protein gives rise to the protein MDGGPESHSTIWSRLGRLFGRGDEESLEKAILEARAEGEVEPDEESMLLGILRFNDLQVQDTMTPRTDIDCVPEDMPLPDVARVIVSSGHSRIPVFRDTRDNMVGILHAKDILSALLDKDTTSSVSSIMREPFFVPETKPIRTLLQEFRASKQHIAIALDEYGGTSGLITIEDLLEEIVGDIEDEHDAPREEDIREVAPGIYELTGRALLEDLQELGVDIESDEVDTIGGYLSMEAGHVPDVNERFALHGYLFTVLDADKKLIRRLRMEPDPDAAQQTHEN
- the prfB gene encoding peptide chain release factor 2 (programmed frameshift), producing MLQLSDLRARSQTLSQRFSNLWGRLDAASGQHRLAEIEKELSRPGAWDKPEALTPLLREKRQLEDEAKRLTDLKTAHDDMLAWQELAGEEESEEALQSLEDQQNTLEKLLEDTELVLLLSSEEDNQDAILEIHPGAGGTESQDWAEMLLRMYTRWAARRGYEVEELDYLPGDEAGIKSVTLRIAGPHAFGFLRSERGIHRLIRISPFDSSGRRHTSFASVDVIPDVGNDIELDIKETDLRFDTFRSSGPGGQSVNTTSSAVRVTHLPTGISAQCQNEKSQHHNKESALRILRARLYALELQKREAERQAEYAGKDAIAFGSQIRTYTLQPYRLVKDHRTGCETGDVEGVLNGEIDRFQHDFLLYRHAQQQR